One part of the Alistipes onderdonkii genome encodes these proteins:
- the priA gene encoding primosomal protein N' — MPLYADIVLPLAQPAYTFAVPEGMHVEAGQAVAVQFGARKFYTGIVWRVHDRRPPFKTVKSIQRVLYGAPLLSAQQMAFWEWVAAYYMCTPGEVMRVGLPSLMKPSGDTEEEFTEEEFRPRTECYVALAPGLHDEGRLHEAFEKLERRAPRQYEALLELASAGDGERIPTGEVARRLLRADYAVLHALERKGYIVSAERERTVERGGSAFRLPELTPAQLAALESLRGQFARKPAALLHGITGSGKTEVYIHLIAEVLARGGDVLLLVPEIALTAQLIERMERIFGSRVTPYHSKLTNRRRTETYLRLNRSQGGEFVVGVRSSIFLPLKRLQLVVVDEEHDASYKQADPAPRYNARDCAVVMARLWGGRTLLGSATPSLETWVNAGSGKYGFASLTERYGEARPPEIFVSDTIRAAKRGERHAHFNKLLLDKMEAALGRGEQVMLFQNRRGFAPYVECSECGWTARCPHCNVTLTYHKGGGKLVCHYCGYTAPVPAKCPSCKVTDVVPRGFGTEKVEEEIARLFPAARVARLDRDSVTSERAFNAIIADFEARKTDILVGTQMITKGFDFGGVSLVGILNADNLLNNPDFRAAERAFQLMMQVAGRAGRRSDGGEVVIQTSEPGHPVIRRVAAGDYDGMARAQLAEREAFFYPPYARLTSLTLRHRDVALLRRGITELAARLRGRFGRRVLGPMTPPVDRIRGEYLAGLLLKVESGASSARARELLGAELKAFSEDPEFRNITVVVNVDPQ, encoded by the coding sequence ATGCCCCTCTATGCCGATATAGTCCTGCCGCTGGCGCAGCCCGCCTATACGTTCGCAGTGCCCGAAGGGATGCATGTCGAGGCGGGGCAGGCCGTGGCCGTACAGTTCGGCGCCCGCAAATTCTACACGGGGATCGTGTGGCGCGTGCATGACCGCCGCCCCCCGTTCAAAACCGTCAAATCCATACAGCGCGTCCTGTACGGCGCACCCCTGCTCTCGGCGCAGCAAATGGCCTTCTGGGAGTGGGTCGCCGCATACTACATGTGCACGCCGGGCGAGGTGATGCGCGTGGGGTTGCCGTCGCTGATGAAGCCTTCGGGCGACACGGAGGAGGAGTTCACCGAAGAGGAGTTCCGCCCCCGTACGGAGTGCTATGTGGCCCTGGCGCCCGGGCTGCACGACGAAGGACGGCTGCACGAAGCCTTCGAGAAGCTCGAAAGGCGTGCGCCCAGGCAGTACGAAGCGCTCCTCGAACTGGCCTCGGCCGGGGACGGGGAGCGGATCCCGACGGGCGAGGTGGCACGGCGCCTGCTGCGGGCCGACTATGCCGTGCTGCATGCCCTCGAACGCAAGGGGTACATCGTCTCGGCGGAGCGCGAACGCACCGTCGAGCGCGGCGGATCGGCATTCCGCCTGCCGGAGCTGACCCCGGCGCAGCTCGCGGCGCTGGAGTCGCTGCGGGGGCAGTTCGCCCGGAAGCCCGCGGCGTTGCTGCACGGCATTACGGGGTCGGGCAAGACCGAGGTATACATCCACCTGATCGCCGAAGTGCTGGCGCGGGGCGGCGACGTGCTGCTGCTGGTGCCCGAGATCGCCCTCACGGCGCAGCTGATCGAACGCATGGAGCGTATTTTCGGCAGCCGTGTGACCCCTTACCACTCGAAACTTACGAACCGCCGCCGCACGGAGACCTACCTGCGCCTGAACCGCTCCCAGGGGGGCGAGTTCGTGGTCGGCGTGCGCTCGTCGATATTCCTGCCGCTCAAGCGGCTGCAGCTGGTCGTCGTCGACGAGGAGCACGATGCCAGTTACAAGCAGGCCGACCCTGCGCCGCGTTACAACGCGCGCGACTGCGCCGTGGTGATGGCGCGGCTGTGGGGCGGGCGGACGCTGCTGGGAAGCGCCACGCCTTCGCTCGAGACATGGGTCAATGCCGGAAGCGGAAAGTACGGGTTCGCCTCCCTGACGGAGCGGTACGGGGAGGCCCGGCCGCCCGAAATATTCGTTTCGGATACGATCCGTGCCGCCAAACGCGGCGAACGGCATGCGCATTTCAACAAGTTGTTGCTCGACAAGATGGAAGCGGCGCTCGGGCGGGGCGAGCAGGTGATGCTGTTCCAGAACCGCCGCGGGTTCGCGCCCTATGTCGAGTGCTCGGAGTGCGGGTGGACGGCACGCTGTCCGCACTGCAACGTGACGCTCACCTACCACAAGGGAGGCGGGAAGCTCGTCTGCCATTACTGCGGCTATACGGCCCCCGTGCCGGCGAAATGCCCGTCGTGCAAGGTGACGGACGTGGTTCCGCGCGGCTTCGGCACCGAAAAGGTCGAGGAGGAGATCGCACGGCTGTTCCCCGCGGCGCGCGTGGCGCGGCTCGACCGCGACAGCGTGACTTCGGAGCGGGCGTTCAACGCCATCATCGCCGACTTCGAGGCCCGCAAGACCGACATCCTGGTCGGAACGCAGATGATTACCAAGGGGTTCGATTTCGGCGGCGTGTCGCTCGTGGGTATCCTCAATGCCGACAATCTGCTGAACAACCCCGATTTCAGGGCCGCGGAGCGGGCGTTCCAGCTGATGATGCAGGTCGCCGGCCGCGCCGGCCGCCGTTCGGACGGCGGGGAGGTGGTGATCCAGACTTCGGAGCCGGGGCATCCCGTGATCCGGCGGGTCGCCGCGGGCGATTACGACGGCATGGCGCGGGCACAGCTCGCCGAGCGCGAAGCCTTCTTTTACCCGCCTTACGCGCGGCTTACGTCGCTGACGCTGCGCCACCGCGACGTCGCCCTGCTGCGGCGCGGCATCACGGAGCTGGCGGCGCGCCTGCGCGGCCGTTTCGGCCGCCGTGTACTGGGGCCGATGACGCCCCCTGTTGACCGCATCCGCGGCGAATACCTCGCCGGGCTGCTGCTCAAGGTCGAAAGCGGCGCCTCGTCGGCGCGCGCCCGGGAGTTGTTGGGGGCGGAGCTGAAGGCTTTTTCGGAGGATCCCGAGTTCAGGAATATTACCGTCGTCGTCAATGTCGATCCTCAGTAG
- the dnaB gene encoding replicative DNA helicase, whose protein sequence is MAKDYNPSRRNREAFEALTETPGNVPPQAVELEEAVLGALMLEKDSIIAVQEYVTPDAFYTEEHRTIYKAIEELSMELKPIDLYTVTERLKGKKELKKVGGASYLAQLTQKVGSAANVEFHAKIIAQKYVQRELIRSATEIQKRSYDESTDVTELIGYAEGEIFKVAEGHVKRSVQVSKDILARALMQIEEASKNTSAFNGVPSGFMAIDRVTLGWQLSDLIIIAARPSMGKTAFVLSMARNMAVDHEQGVAFFSLEMSSVQLMMRLIIAETGLNGNDVKSGRLTPEQWRHLESATKPLGAAPLFIDDTPALSVFEFRSKARRLKIHNDIKIIIIDYLQLMTGNQDSKGNREQEVAFISRTLKAIAKELNVPVIALSQLSRATEMRGGSKRPQLSDLRESGAIEQDADIVAFIHRPEYYGINQDENGMPTAGMAEIIIAKHRNGAVCDVNLRFLKEQARFADMDDSMLPPAQASDSQQAYDDYASGSNGATGAAAALGSGIGGGEFDLTPRALDEEAPF, encoded by the coding sequence ATGGCAAAAGATTATAACCCCTCCCGGCGCAACAGGGAGGCATTCGAGGCGCTCACCGAGACCCCGGGGAACGTACCCCCGCAGGCGGTCGAACTGGAGGAGGCCGTACTCGGCGCGCTGATGCTCGAAAAGGACAGCATCATCGCCGTGCAGGAGTATGTGACGCCCGATGCGTTCTACACGGAGGAGCACCGCACGATCTACAAGGCGATCGAGGAGCTGTCGATGGAGCTCAAACCGATCGACCTCTATACCGTGACCGAGCGGCTGAAAGGCAAGAAGGAGCTCAAGAAGGTGGGCGGGGCGTCGTACCTGGCGCAGCTCACGCAGAAGGTAGGCTCGGCGGCCAACGTCGAGTTCCATGCCAAGATCATCGCCCAGAAATACGTGCAGCGCGAGCTGATACGCTCGGCGACCGAGATACAGAAACGCTCGTACGACGAATCGACCGATGTGACGGAGCTGATCGGGTATGCCGAAGGCGAGATATTCAAGGTCGCCGAGGGGCATGTGAAGCGTTCGGTGCAGGTGTCGAAGGATATCCTGGCGCGGGCGCTGATGCAGATCGAGGAGGCGTCGAAGAACACGAGCGCCTTCAACGGCGTTCCGTCGGGTTTCATGGCCATAGACCGTGTGACGCTGGGCTGGCAGCTCTCCGATTTGATCATCATCGCAGCCCGCCCTTCGATGGGTAAGACGGCCTTCGTGCTCTCGATGGCGCGCAATATGGCCGTAGACCACGAGCAGGGCGTGGCGTTTTTCTCGCTCGAAATGTCCTCGGTGCAGCTGATGATGCGTCTGATCATCGCCGAGACGGGGCTCAACGGCAACGACGTGAAATCGGGCCGCCTGACGCCCGAGCAATGGCGCCACCTGGAGTCGGCGACCAAACCGCTGGGTGCGGCGCCTCTGTTCATCGACGATACGCCGGCGCTCTCGGTCTTCGAGTTCCGTTCGAAGGCGCGCCGCCTGAAGATACACAACGACATCAAGATCATTATCATCGACTACCTGCAGCTGATGACCGGCAACCAGGATTCGAAGGGGAACCGCGAGCAGGAGGTGGCCTTCATTTCGCGTACGCTCAAGGCCATCGCCAAGGAGCTGAACGTGCCGGTGATCGCCCTGTCGCAGCTGAGCCGTGCCACGGAGATGCGCGGCGGGTCGAAGCGCCCCCAGCTCTCCGACCTGCGTGAGTCGGGCGCCATCGAGCAGGACGCCGACATCGTGGCCTTCATCCACCGTCCGGAGTATTACGGCATCAACCAGGACGAGAACGGAATGCCTACGGCCGGCATGGCCGAAATCATCATCGCCAAGCACCGTAACGGCGCCGTGTGCGACGTGAACCTGCGCTTCCTGAAGGAGCAGGCGCGTTTCGCCGACATGGACGATTCGATGCTGCCGCCCGCGCAGGCTTCGGACAGTCAGCAGGCCTACGACGATTACGCCAGCGGTTCGAACGGCGCCACGGGGGCTGCCGCCGCGCTGGGTTCGGGGATCGGCGGCGGGGAGTTCGACCTGACGCCCCGGGCGCTGGACGAAGAGGCGCCGTTCTGA
- a CDS encoding YitT family protein, with amino-acid sequence MKPITMEQVLKTFKEYFLMTVGMMLYSFAWIGCIMPADGTGGGATGLSRVLCHAVEHWAGISIQIGTMAFLINGVLLLVAGFIIGWNFGVKTVFCVCVISLGLNFWQSVLPEGDFLHLERILSVILGGILAGIGVAICFMQGGSTGGTDIAAMIINKYRTISYGKIVIYSDFVIIGSSMLVGFHIDTVIYGYVMTAVFGYTVDMIMAGNQQSSQVFIVTHDYEKMAQAIVDNIHRGVTLIDSQGWYTKKESKIVMVVCRKRETTMILKFVKTIDPEAFMTVGSVMGVYGKGFQAISKP; translated from the coding sequence ATGAAACCCATCACTATGGAGCAGGTGCTGAAAACCTTCAAGGAGTACTTCCTGATGACGGTCGGCATGATGCTGTACTCTTTTGCATGGATCGGATGCATCATGCCCGCCGACGGTACCGGAGGCGGTGCCACGGGCCTTTCGCGCGTGCTGTGCCATGCCGTGGAACATTGGGCCGGCATAAGTATCCAGATCGGTACGATGGCTTTCTTGATCAACGGCGTGCTGCTGCTCGTGGCGGGGTTCATCATCGGATGGAACTTCGGCGTGAAGACCGTGTTCTGCGTATGCGTCATATCGCTGGGGCTGAATTTCTGGCAGTCGGTGCTGCCCGAGGGGGATTTCCTCCATCTGGAACGGATCCTTTCGGTGATCCTGGGCGGCATCCTGGCGGGTATCGGCGTGGCGATATGCTTCATGCAGGGCGGCTCGACGGGCGGCACGGACATCGCCGCCATGATTATCAACAAGTACCGCACGATCAGCTACGGCAAGATCGTCATCTATTCGGACTTCGTGATCATCGGCTCGTCGATGCTCGTGGGGTTCCATATCGACACGGTGATCTACGGCTACGTGATGACCGCGGTCTTCGGCTATACGGTCGACATGATCATGGCCGGGAACCAGCAGTCGAGCCAGGTATTCATCGTCACGCACGACTATGAGAAGATGGCGCAGGCCATCGTCGACAATATCCACCGCGGCGTGACGCTCATCGACTCGCAGGGGTGGTACACCAAAAAGGAGTCGAAGATCGTGATGGTGGTCTGCCGCAAGCGCGAGACCACGATGATCCTCAAGTTCGTGAAGACGATCGACCCCGAAGCCTTCATGACCGTGGGATCGGTGATGGGCGTCTACGGCAAGGGGTTCCAAGCCATCAGTAAACCCTGA
- a CDS encoding ComF family protein, whose translation MSILSSLLRDVAALFFPPRCPVCGRMLAQGEHTVCTLCRATAPLTGFWRQADNPVLGRCRDMLPVERASGLLYYVHGSGWRELIRGFKYRGAWRTARAMGEWYGRCLKESGLYDDVEVVVPLPLHPVKRCRRGYNQSEYIAEGIAAQLGVEVDRRSVRRKRNTESQALKARRDRARNVEDAFAVGRPGRLAGRHVLLVDDVFTTGSTMLSCAGEILRSAPGCRISIAALAVSRHALGEKG comes from the coding sequence ATGTCGATCCTCAGTAGCCTGTTGCGTGACGTGGCGGCGCTCTTTTTTCCGCCTCGCTGCCCTGTGTGCGGCCGGATGCTGGCGCAGGGCGAGCACACGGTCTGTACGTTGTGCCGGGCGACGGCACCCCTGACGGGGTTTTGGCGCCAGGCCGACAACCCCGTGCTGGGGCGGTGCCGCGACATGCTGCCCGTGGAGCGGGCTTCGGGGCTGCTCTATTATGTCCACGGCAGCGGGTGGCGGGAGCTGATCCGGGGGTTCAAGTACCGCGGGGCATGGCGCACGGCGCGGGCGATGGGCGAGTGGTACGGCCGCTGCCTGAAGGAAAGCGGATTGTACGACGACGTGGAGGTGGTCGTGCCCCTGCCGCTGCACCCCGTCAAGCGCTGCCGCCGCGGGTACAACCAGTCCGAATATATCGCCGAAGGGATTGCCGCGCAGCTGGGCGTGGAGGTCGACCGCCGCAGCGTGCGCCGAAAACGCAATACGGAGAGCCAGGCCCTCAAGGCGCGCCGAGACCGGGCCCGCAATGTCGAGGATGCGTTCGCCGTCGGCCGTCCCGGGCGGCTTGCGGGGCGGCACGTCCTGCTGGTGGACGACGTGTTCACCACGGGCAGCACGATGCTTTCGTGCGCCGGGGAGATTCTGCGCTCGGCGCCCGGTTGCCGCATCAGCATCGCCGCACTCGCCGTCTCGCGGCACGCTCTGGGCGAGAAGGGGTAG
- a CDS encoding RluA family pseudouridine synthase encodes MFTPEDILYEDNHLLVVNKHCGDLVQPDPSGGSALEDQIKAFIKRRDAKPGEVFLGVVHRIDRPVSGAVLFAKTSKALTRLNEMIREGRIRKIYWALTEQAPDPLSGELCHYILRDGRANRSRACDAPKADAKQARLRYATLGAGTHYTLVEVELLTGRHHQIRAQLSKIGCPIRGDLKYGARRSLPGGGISLHSRSVEFEHPVRHEPVAVTAPVPADDNLWAYFENR; translated from the coding sequence ATGTTTACACCGGAAGATATTCTCTACGAAGACAACCACCTGCTGGTGGTCAACAAACACTGCGGAGACTTGGTGCAGCCCGACCCGTCGGGCGGGAGTGCCCTCGAAGACCAGATCAAAGCCTTTATCAAACGCCGCGATGCGAAGCCCGGCGAGGTGTTCCTCGGCGTGGTGCACCGGATCGACCGTCCGGTGAGCGGCGCGGTGCTCTTCGCCAAGACCTCGAAGGCCCTCACGCGGCTCAACGAGATGATCCGCGAAGGACGCATCCGTAAGATATACTGGGCGCTGACCGAGCAGGCCCCCGATCCGCTGAGCGGCGAATTGTGCCACTACATCCTGCGTGACGGACGTGCCAACCGTTCGCGCGCCTGCGATGCGCCGAAGGCCGACGCCAAGCAGGCGCGGCTGCGCTATGCGACGCTGGGCGCGGGGACGCACTATACGCTCGTGGAGGTGGAGCTGCTGACGGGGCGCCACCACCAGATACGCGCCCAGCTGTCGAAGATCGGGTGCCCGATCCGCGGCGACTTGAAATACGGCGCGCGGCGTTCGCTGCCCGGGGGCGGCATCTCGCTCCACTCGCGGAGCGTCGAATTCGAGCATCCCGTGCGCCATGAGCCCGTGGCGGTCACGGCGCCCGTGCCTGCGGACGACAACCTGTGGGCCTATTTTGAAAACCGTTGA
- a CDS encoding TIGR01212 family radical SAM protein (This family includes YhcC from E. coli K-12, an uncharacterized radical SAM protein.), giving the protein MYAWGDHRRFNSYSGYFRRTFGGRVQKISVDAGFTCPNRDGKIGEGGCTFCNNGAFTPSYCIPAKSIGRQIAEGIEFHGRRYRAASRYLVYFQSFSNTYAPLERLRALYGEALAYPGVAGIVIGTRPDCVDAEKLDYLAEIARDRYVAVEFGIESTCDETLRAVNRGHDFACARRAVEMAAERGLHVGAHFILGLPGETDEMLLEQVATINSLPLTTVKFHQLQVFRGTPMAAQYDADPRRFRFWEVGQYIDLFVEILRRLRPDLVVERFASEAPPRYHYGRNWGLIRNETLLAMLEKRLEERGAYQGEIFIPLCSNH; this is encoded by the coding sequence ATGTATGCGTGGGGCGACCACAGGCGGTTCAACTCCTATTCGGGGTATTTCCGCCGCACGTTCGGCGGGCGGGTGCAGAAAATCTCGGTCGATGCCGGGTTCACGTGTCCCAACCGCGACGGGAAGATAGGCGAGGGAGGATGTACGTTCTGTAACAACGGGGCGTTCACTCCCTCGTACTGCATACCGGCCAAAAGCATCGGACGGCAGATCGCCGAGGGGATCGAATTCCACGGCAGGCGCTACCGTGCGGCGTCGCGCTACCTGGTTTATTTCCAGTCTTTTTCGAATACATACGCCCCGCTCGAAAGGCTCAGGGCGCTCTACGGCGAGGCCCTCGCATATCCCGGCGTGGCGGGTATCGTCATCGGGACGCGCCCCGACTGCGTGGACGCCGAGAAGCTCGATTATCTGGCGGAGATAGCGCGCGACCGTTACGTGGCGGTCGAATTCGGCATCGAATCGACCTGCGACGAGACGCTGCGCGCCGTGAACCGCGGCCACGACTTCGCCTGCGCGCGCAGGGCCGTGGAGATGGCCGCCGAAAGGGGGTTGCACGTGGGGGCGCATTTCATCCTCGGGCTGCCGGGCGAGACCGACGAAATGCTGTTGGAACAGGTCGCAACGATCAATTCACTGCCGCTCACGACGGTGAAATTCCACCAGCTGCAGGTTTTCCGCGGCACGCCGATGGCCGCCCAGTACGATGCCGACCCCCGCAGGTTCCGTTTCTGGGAGGTCGGCCAGTACATCGACCTGTTCGTCGAGATACTGCGGCGGCTGAGGCCCGACCTGGTCGTCGAACGCTTTGCCAGCGAGGCGCCGCCCCGCTACCATTACGGCCGCAACTGGGGATTGATCCGCAACGAAACCCTGCTGGCGATGCTCGAAAAAAGATTGGAGGAGCGCGGTGCATACCAAGGCGAAATTTTTATACCTTTGTGCTCGAATCACTAA
- the dtd gene encoding D-aminoacyl-tRNA deacylase, giving the protein MRILIQRVKSASVTIGGQLRSQIGAGLLVLLGVGADDTDEDVEYLAGKLVRLRIFDDAQGVMNLDVRQVGGLVLVVSQFTLLASTRKGNRPSYIKAAPEAVSRPMYGRFTARVAELLGREVMTGEFGADMQVALVNDGPVTIWVDSKMRDC; this is encoded by the coding sequence ATGCGCATACTGATACAACGTGTGAAGAGCGCTTCCGTCACGATCGGCGGCCAGTTGCGGTCGCAGATCGGGGCAGGGCTGCTGGTGCTGCTCGGCGTGGGCGCGGACGATACGGACGAGGATGTCGAATACCTGGCGGGCAAGCTCGTCCGCCTGCGGATCTTCGACGACGCACAGGGGGTGATGAACCTCGATGTGAGGCAGGTCGGCGGCCTGGTGCTGGTCGTGAGCCAGTTCACCCTGCTGGCCTCGACGCGCAAGGGCAACCGCCCGTCCTATATCAAGGCGGCGCCCGAGGCGGTTTCGCGCCCGATGTACGGACGTTTCACGGCACGTGTGGCGGAGCTCCTGGGGCGGGAGGTGATGACGGGAGAATTCGGCGCCGACATGCAGGTGGCGCTGGTGAACGACGGCCCGGTGACCATCTGGGTCGATTCGAAAATGAGGGATTGTTAA
- a CDS encoding YifB family Mg chelatase-like AAA ATPase, with the protein MFVRTYAGAIVGIDAAAVAVEVNIAGGGLGMYLVGLPDNAVKESEQRIRAAFENSGERMSGRKVVVSLAPADLRKEGASFDLPIAVGILAAMGRVDAGALGGTMFAGELSLDGTLKPVRGVLPMAVRARDEGLRRLVLPAVNAREAAVVEGIDVLGAGSLKEVMALLNGEAQIEPAVPGAAEPFEVAAGRYEEDFADVKGQALAKRALEIAAAGGHNVLMIGAPGSGKTMLARRMPTILPPLSPGEALETTKIHSVAGKAGAAGGLMVRRPYRAPHHTISQVALIGGGQSPRPGEVSLAHNGVLFLDELPEFGRSVLEVLRQPLEEKKITVSRAKYSVEYPANFTLVAAMNPCPCGYYNHPARECVCSPGSVHRYMSRISGPLMDRIDMHVEVTPVCAAELSAAAPGESSATIRARVVRAREVQAVRFRGAQGVHTNAMMNAAMLREYCRPDAASAALLERAMERLNLSARAYDRILKVARTIADLAGRDTVAAADVAEAINYRSLDRGNWGR; encoded by the coding sequence ATGTTTGTCCGGACTTATGCGGGTGCGATCGTGGGGATCGACGCCGCGGCGGTGGCCGTCGAGGTCAACATCGCGGGCGGGGGCCTCGGCATGTACCTGGTGGGGCTGCCGGACAATGCCGTCAAGGAGAGCGAGCAGCGCATACGTGCGGCGTTCGAGAACTCGGGGGAGCGGATGTCCGGCCGTAAGGTGGTCGTGAGCCTCGCCCCGGCCGACCTGCGCAAGGAAGGCGCTTCGTTCGACCTGCCGATCGCCGTGGGGATACTCGCGGCGATGGGGCGCGTGGATGCCGGGGCGCTCGGCGGGACGATGTTCGCGGGCGAGCTGTCGCTCGACGGGACGCTGAAACCCGTGCGGGGCGTGCTGCCGATGGCCGTGCGGGCCCGCGACGAAGGGTTGCGGAGGCTGGTGCTGCCGGCGGTCAATGCCCGGGAGGCGGCCGTGGTGGAGGGCATCGACGTGCTGGGCGCCGGGAGCCTGAAGGAGGTGATGGCGCTGCTGAACGGCGAGGCGCAGATCGAGCCCGCCGTGCCCGGGGCGGCGGAGCCGTTCGAAGTCGCCGCGGGGCGTTACGAGGAGGATTTCGCCGACGTGAAGGGGCAGGCGCTCGCCAAGCGGGCGCTGGAGATCGCCGCGGCGGGAGGGCACAACGTGCTGATGATCGGCGCACCGGGTTCGGGAAAGACGATGCTGGCGCGGCGTATGCCGACGATCCTGCCGCCTCTGTCGCCCGGGGAGGCGCTGGAGACGACCAAGATACACTCCGTGGCCGGGAAGGCAGGGGCTGCCGGCGGACTGATGGTGCGCAGGCCCTACAGGGCTCCGCACCACACCATTTCGCAGGTGGCGCTGATCGGCGGCGGGCAGTCGCCGCGGCCGGGCGAGGTGTCGCTGGCGCACAACGGGGTGCTGTTCCTCGACGAACTGCCCGAGTTCGGGCGCAGCGTGCTGGAGGTGCTGCGACAGCCGTTGGAGGAGAAGAAAATAACCGTGTCGCGGGCCAAATACAGCGTGGAATACCCGGCGAACTTTACGCTCGTGGCGGCGATGAACCCCTGTCCGTGCGGGTATTATAACCACCCGGCCCGGGAGTGCGTCTGCTCGCCGGGGTCGGTGCACCGCTACATGAGCCGGATTTCGGGGCCGCTGATGGACAGGATCGACATGCATGTCGAGGTGACGCCCGTCTGCGCGGCGGAGCTTTCGGCGGCGGCGCCCGGGGAGTCCAGCGCTACGATCCGTGCGCGGGTCGTGCGGGCGCGGGAGGTGCAGGCCGTGCGGTTCCGCGGTGCGCAGGGGGTACATACCAATGCGATGATGAACGCGGCCATGCTGCGCGAATACTGCCGCCCGGATGCCGCTTCGGCGGCGCTGCTGGAGCGCGCGATGGAGCGGCTGAACCTTTCGGCGCGGGCTTACGACCGTATCCTGAAGGTGGCGCGCACGATCGCCGACCTGGCGGGGCGCGACACGGTCGCGGCGGCCGACGTGGCCGAGGCGATCAATTACCGGTCGCTGGATCGGGGTAACTGGGGACGGTGA
- a CDS encoding DNA/RNA non-specific endonuclease: MKRFLVVLFAGVAAVLASCNDEETGKENKWFYAPEAEVSGTTVEVSCRTKFGDGVLSSAQAGFAYAPIRSDDTGSFTETTDVTVDGQVMSCRLTGLDAETSYLIYAYVDMGSGGRMQSKPVVVKTGENPVLPDDPRFGVPECSQVTASSATVSCTFEYTGGKEVSEAYFLYGTTSDDGQRVAVATELGAKSARLTGLSASTEYKFRLCVVVGGTTFGSTVGTFATSAAGGGDGRTKYAGWAELPVEADNGDYHYAYHICPDFKVDGHEARNFTVCYSAEHHSPVWVAAPVHNCYVGSSGNRNYGPDPVIPSSIQPSGSKASMGSPYNRGHMLGNYERSRTSGMNKQVSYYTNIAAQHGSTFNTGDGAWNNLEDKIDDYWCADTLYVVVGAYYDKWTDSYGNSAPQRSTSFGNITTDVPTMFYTLCLRTKKGNTNKSVLNCAADELQCAAFVMSHAMGKGHDPQAGDMRSVKEIEELTGFTFFANVPNAPKDTYNASDWGL, translated from the coding sequence ATGAAGAGATTTTTAGTAGTCCTGTTTGCCGGGGTGGCGGCGGTTTTGGCCTCCTGCAACGACGAAGAGACAGGAAAGGAGAACAAATGGTTCTACGCACCCGAGGCCGAGGTTTCGGGGACGACCGTGGAGGTGTCGTGCCGGACGAAATTCGGCGACGGCGTGCTTTCCTCGGCGCAGGCGGGATTCGCCTATGCGCCGATCCGCTCCGACGATACGGGGAGTTTCACGGAGACGACCGACGTGACGGTCGACGGGCAGGTGATGTCCTGCCGCCTGACGGGGCTCGATGCCGAGACGTCGTACCTGATCTACGCCTATGTGGACATGGGGAGCGGAGGCCGGATGCAGAGCAAGCCGGTCGTCGTCAAAACGGGGGAGAACCCGGTGCTGCCGGACGACCCGAGGTTCGGGGTGCCGGAGTGTTCGCAGGTGACGGCCTCTTCGGCGACTGTCTCCTGCACGTTCGAATATACGGGCGGCAAGGAGGTGTCCGAGGCTTATTTCCTCTACGGGACGACCTCGGACGACGGGCAGCGCGTGGCGGTCGCGACCGAACTCGGCGCCAAGAGCGCCCGGCTTACGGGCCTGAGCGCTTCGACGGAGTACAAATTCCGGCTGTGCGTCGTGGTCGGCGGAACGACCTTCGGAAGCACCGTCGGGACATTCGCCACATCCGCGGCCGGCGGCGGGGACGGCAGGACGAAATACGCGGGCTGGGCGGAGCTGCCGGTCGAGGCGGACAACGGCGATTATCATTATGCCTACCATATTTGCCCCGATTTTAAAGTCGACGGGCATGAGGCCCGGAACTTTACGGTATGTTACAGTGCCGAGCACCACAGTCCGGTATGGGTGGCGGCTCCTGTCCATAATTGTTATGTCGGCAGTTCGGGCAACCGCAATTACGGCCCCGATCCGGTTATCCCGTCCTCTATCCAGCCTTCGGGCTCGAAGGCTTCGATGGGCTCGCCCTACAACCGCGGGCATATGCTGGGCAACTACGAGCGTTCGCGGACGAGCGGCATGAACAAGCAGGTGTCGTATTACACCAATATCGCGGCGCAGCACGGCTCGACGTTCAACACCGGCGACGGTGCGTGGAACAACCTCGAGGACAAGATCGACGACTACTGGTGTGCCGATACGCTCTATGTGGTGGTCGGAGCTTATTATGACAAGTGGACGGATTCCTACGGGAACAGCGCCCCGCAGCGCAGCACGAGTTTCGGGAACATCACCACCGATGTGCCGACGATGTTCTATACGCTTTGCCTGCGCACCAAGAAGGGGAATACGAATAAATCCGTGCTGAACTGTGCCGCCGACGAATTGCAGTGTGCGGCTTTCGTGATGAGCCATGCCATGGGGAAAGGGCACGACCCGCAGGCCGGGGACATGCGGTCGGTGAAGGAGATCGAAGAGCTTACCGGGTTTACCTTCTTCGCCAACGTGCCCAATGCGCCGAAGGATACCTATAACGCTTCCGACTGGGGGTTGTAG